The following proteins are encoded in a genomic region of Candidatus Omnitrophota bacterium:
- a CDS encoding PhnD/SsuA/transferrin family substrate-binding protein produces MILVEKLRIILIVFLLMFISARMLHASESRIIKIGVLAKRGYERCVKQWGPTANYLNDHIPEKRFEIVPLDFNDIVPAVKNKRIDFILANSSFYVELESLYDVRRLLTLKNLTAAGTSTVFGGVIFFKSDREDIKVLSDLEGKSFMAVSEDSLGGWHAALRELLLNNIDPYRDFKELRFGGTHDAVVYAVLNGDIDAGTVRTDTLERMSKEGKITLGDVRVFNHVHSVDRKEDLACHVGFLHSTRVYPEWPFAALSSVSDDLSDTVAKALLNMSADDPAAKAAQIAGWAIPLSYQPVHDCLRELRIGFYRDYGKISFQQLLIQYFWWILVIVFLVVFILVLTIGVFVSGLRAKEANKFSEHIFKVIPSAVFTVDTKRRILLWNKKAEEITGYKADEMIGKECTIFAQAPCNDKCGLYDSDVNKPILSRECTIIDKQGQKHTISKNADFLRDRKGKIIGGIESFVDVTERKQFEGEVKRRNEELERINKFMVNREMRMAELKDKIKKLEKEINIAKEQKKDSE; encoded by the coding sequence TGATTTTAGTTGAGAAATTAAGAATTATATTGATCGTTTTTTTGTTAATGTTCATTTCTGCTCGTATGCTGCATGCTTCTGAATCCAGGATAATCAAGATTGGTGTCCTTGCAAAGCGTGGATATGAGCGTTGCGTAAAGCAATGGGGTCCTACCGCGAATTACCTTAATGATCACATTCCGGAAAAAAGATTTGAAATTGTTCCACTTGATTTTAATGATATTGTGCCAGCAGTAAAAAACAAAAGAATTGATTTTATTTTAGCGAATTCTTCATTTTATGTCGAGTTAGAAAGTTTATATGACGTTAGGAGACTTTTGACTCTTAAGAATTTAACAGCAGCTGGGACATCTACTGTTTTTGGAGGTGTTATATTTTTTAAGTCAGATAGAGAAGATATAAAGGTTTTAAGTGATTTAGAAGGAAAAAGTTTTATGGCTGTTTCTGAGGATTCTCTAGGCGGCTGGCATGCTGCATTGAGAGAATTGCTTTTGAATAACATAGATCCATATCGCGATTTTAAAGAATTGCGTTTTGGCGGGACTCATGATGCTGTTGTTTATGCTGTTCTGAATGGGGATATAGATGCCGGAACGGTACGTACGGATACTTTAGAGCGAATGTCAAAAGAAGGCAAGATAACATTAGGTGATGTTCGTGTATTTAACCATGTGCATTCTGTTGATCGCAAAGAAGATTTGGCGTGTCATGTAGGATTTCTTCACAGTACTCGCGTTTATCCCGAATGGCCGTTTGCTGCGTTATCAAGTGTTTCTGATGACTTATCAGATACGGTTGCAAAGGCATTGCTAAATATGTCTGCGGATGATCCTGCAGCTAAAGCTGCTCAAATTGCTGGATGGGCTATTCCGCTTAGTTATCAACCTGTCCATGATTGCTTAAGAGAGTTACGTATTGGGTTTTATAGAGATTATGGAAAAATAAGTTTTCAGCAACTATTAATTCAATATTTTTGGTGGATTTTGGTTATTGTTTTTCTAGTTGTGTTTATTTTGGTGTTGACGATTGGTGTTTTTGTTTCAGGACTTAGAGCTAAAGAAGCTAACAAATTTTCCGAACATATTTTTAAAGTTATTCCCAGTGCTGTTTTTACGGTTGATACGAAAAGAAGAATTTTGTTATGGAATAAAAAAGCAGAAGAAATCACAGGCTATAAAGCTGATGAAATGATTGGCAAGGAATGCACAATTTTTGCTCAGGCTCCTTGTAATGATAAGTGTGGGCTTTATGATTCAGATGTTAACAAGCCAATCTTATCAAGGGAATGCACTATTATTGATAAGCAAGGCCAAAAGCATACTATTTCAAAGAACGCTGATTTTTTAAGGGACCGAAAAGGAAAAATTATCGGAGGTATTGAAAGCTTTGTAGATGTAACAGAAAGAAAACAATTCGAAGGTGAAGTAAAAAGAAGAAACGAAGAGCTGGAGAGAATAAATAAGTTTATGGTTAATCGTGAGATGCGAATGGCAGAGCTTAAAGATAAGATTAAAAAATTAGAGAAGGAAATTAATATTGCTAAAGAACAGAAGAAGGATAGTGAATGA